In the genome of Coraliomargarita algicola, one region contains:
- a CDS encoding Gfo/Idh/MocA family oxidoreductase: MLFSTSGKPEPSAMNFDLPKLSRRDFLTKSTLGAGLVLGAPSILKAKAAGAPADDIRVGFIGCGKQHEVLFNAMVNIPGIRYVAACDIMKARVGRTYSAIKSRFDYGIERYLNAQEMLDKEELDAVFVATPDFWHAPHTIMALEAGCHVYCEKMMSNSIEGARSMVDAMDRTGKLCQIGHQRRSNPRYRYALNELIQKENLCGQIINVNGQWNRALSASQDIVSKPSILPKADVLREFGFNAGADHKLSEEELRHRFLNWRFYTSLSGGPISDLGAHQIDIFNWFLGAQPKSVMASGGRSYFKDREHFDNVMCIFDYDTPQGNARAFYQVLTTTSSGGGYYESFMGTEGTINISEREAYTKIFKESGADNAKWDKLVQRGLLKKQAAGVAAGGADAIASYESAPPDEYALPGGLSKQPHTPHIENFYAAVRGEAKLTCDARHALESEAPIYWVNPAANSKQIINFTEEHLHT, from the coding sequence TTGCTATTCTCCACAAGTGGTAAGCCCGAACCGTCAGCCATGAACTTCGACCTCCCCAAACTCTCGCGCAGAGACTTCCTCACCAAGTCCACCCTGGGCGCAGGACTCGTGCTCGGCGCGCCTTCGATTTTAAAGGCAAAAGCCGCCGGCGCGCCGGCCGACGACATACGTGTCGGCTTTATCGGCTGTGGCAAGCAGCACGAAGTGTTGTTCAACGCCATGGTCAATATACCCGGCATTCGCTATGTCGCGGCCTGCGACATCATGAAGGCACGCGTCGGCCGCACCTACTCCGCGATCAAATCGCGTTTCGACTACGGCATCGAGCGCTATCTCAATGCCCAGGAGATGCTGGACAAGGAAGAGCTCGACGCCGTATTTGTCGCCACTCCAGACTTCTGGCACGCTCCCCACACCATCATGGCACTCGAAGCGGGCTGCCACGTGTATTGCGAAAAAATGATGTCTAACTCCATCGAAGGGGCCCGCAGTATGGTCGACGCGATGGATCGCACCGGAAAACTCTGCCAGATCGGCCATCAGCGCCGCAGTAATCCACGCTACCGCTACGCCCTCAACGAGTTAATCCAAAAGGAAAATCTCTGCGGGCAGATCATCAACGTCAACGGCCAGTGGAACCGCGCCCTCAGCGCCTCGCAGGACATCGTATCCAAGCCATCCATCCTTCCAAAGGCCGACGTCCTGCGCGAGTTCGGTTTCAACGCAGGCGCCGACCATAAGCTCTCCGAAGAAGAACTGCGCCACCGGTTCCTCAACTGGCGCTTTTACACATCCCTGTCCGGAGGACCGATCTCCGACCTCGGCGCACACCAGATCGATATTTTCAACTGGTTCCTCGGCGCACAGCCCAAATCCGTCATGGCCTCCGGAGGACGCAGCTATTTCAAAGACCGTGAGCACTTTGACAACGTCATGTGTATCTTCGATTACGATACACCGCAGGGCAATGCACGCGCATTCTACCAGGTGCTGACCACCACCAGCTCGGGCGGTGGCTACTACGAGTCCTTCATGGGCACCGAAGGCACCATCAACATCTCCGAGCGCGAAGCCTATACAAAAATCTTCAAAGAGTCCGGCGCCGACAACGCGAAGTGGGACAAGCTCGTCCAGCGTGGCCTGCTCAAAAAACAAGCCGCGGGCGTGGCCGCAGGCGGCGCCGATGCCATCGCCTCCTACGAGTCCGCCCCACCCGATGAGTATGCACTCCCAGGCGGCCTCAGCAAACAGCCGCACACCCCGCACATCGAGAACTTCTACGCGGCCGTGCGCGGCGAAGCTAAATTAACCTGCGACGCCCGCCATGCCCTCGAATCCGAAGCCCCCATCTACTGGGTCAACCCCGCCGCAAACTCCAAGCAAATCATCAACTTCACCGAAGAACATCTACACACATAA
- a CDS encoding MFS transporter: MKCTKNDKIVFWGAFIALITTSMAFIIRAILINSGVWPEQFGLDKVQSGVLFGAGIWPFAISIILFSLVIDRVGYKFAMFFSFACYATFGALALIAYSSVNGQVTDLAMAQAKAWNYLYWGSVILGLGNGTVEAFINPVVATLFKDEKSKWLNMLHAGWPGGLVLGGILAIGLAGIVAEDWRILVALMFLPALIYLIMLARVEFPVNERVAAGSSYREMLAQLGTAGAFIAFYLIFAQLGSVFDWATPVTWGLIAVSVISYALYSRSFGNPLLLILVIIMMPLATTELGTDGWISALMEKPMHAAGWDPTWVLVYTSAIMMVLRFNAGPVIQKFGPLGLLAMCSGLAILGLYLLSFASAVVFIFVAATVYGVAKTYFWPTMLGVVAEQTPKGGALTLNAIAGIGMLTVGILGGPFIGYLQESSVTSGIKQELPAVYETVTQESDYLLGHYTALNQVALGAQPEAVQEQVVEIQERETQGALAKMAMFPAFMLVCYIGLILFFKSKGGYRPKVLGGAHAD, translated from the coding sequence GTGAAATGTACTAAAAATGATAAAATTGTATTCTGGGGCGCATTCATCGCCCTGATTACCACTTCAATGGCATTTATAATTCGCGCCATTTTGATTAATAGTGGTGTATGGCCTGAGCAATTTGGCTTGGATAAAGTGCAGAGTGGCGTCCTTTTCGGGGCTGGGATCTGGCCGTTTGCGATTAGTATTATCTTATTTAGTTTAGTGATTGATCGGGTCGGTTACAAGTTCGCAATGTTTTTCAGCTTTGCCTGTTATGCGACTTTTGGTGCTTTGGCATTGATTGCCTACTCCTCTGTCAACGGTCAGGTTACGGATCTGGCCATGGCGCAGGCCAAAGCATGGAACTATCTTTACTGGGGCTCTGTGATTCTCGGTTTGGGGAATGGCACGGTTGAAGCGTTTATCAATCCGGTAGTCGCCACACTTTTTAAGGATGAGAAATCGAAATGGTTGAACATGTTGCACGCAGGATGGCCCGGAGGGCTGGTGCTTGGTGGTATTTTGGCAATAGGGCTTGCTGGAATTGTCGCCGAAGACTGGCGCATTCTGGTCGCTCTGATGTTCCTGCCTGCCTTGATCTACTTGATTATGCTGGCGCGGGTTGAGTTTCCTGTGAATGAGCGGGTGGCTGCCGGCTCCAGTTATCGTGAAATGCTGGCGCAGTTAGGCACTGCTGGTGCGTTCATCGCATTTTATTTAATCTTTGCTCAGCTCGGGAGTGTGTTTGACTGGGCGACACCAGTTACCTGGGGACTCATTGCGGTTTCGGTGATCAGTTATGCCTTATATAGTCGCTCCTTTGGTAATCCTTTACTGTTGATTCTCGTGATCATTATGATGCCGCTCGCGACGACAGAGCTTGGCACGGATGGTTGGATTTCAGCGCTCATGGAGAAGCCGATGCACGCCGCGGGCTGGGATCCTACCTGGGTGTTGGTCTACACCTCTGCGATTATGATGGTGCTACGCTTTAACGCTGGTCCGGTGATTCAGAAATTTGGTCCGCTCGGCTTATTGGCTATGTGTTCTGGCTTGGCGATCCTTGGATTGTATCTGCTCTCGTTTGCGAGTGCGGTCGTTTTCATCTTCGTAGCGGCCACGGTTTATGGAGTCGCGAAGACTTACTTTTGGCCAACCATGTTGGGAGTGGTTGCCGAGCAGACGCCGAAGGGCGGGGCACTGACGCTGAATGCAATCGCGGGTATCGGTATGTTGACTGTCGGGATTCTTGGCGGCCCCTTTATCGGCTATTTACAAGAGAGCTCGGTCACTTCCGGAATTAAGCAGGAGTTGCCCGCCGTCTATGAAACCGTGACTCAGGAGAGTGATTATCTACTGGGGCATTACACCGCTTTGAATCAGGTGGCCCTCGGAGCGCAGCCGGAGGCGGTTCAAGAGCAGGTAGTCGAAATTCAAGAGCGTGAAACTCAAGGCGCACTTGCCAAGATGGCGATGTTTCCGGCATTCATGTTGGTCTGCTACATTGGCCTGATTCTTTTCTTTAAAAGCAAGGGTGGCTACCGTCCAAAAGTTTTGGGTGGCGCACATGCTGATTAA